One Chromatiales bacterium genomic region harbors:
- a CDS encoding transglycosylase SLT domain-containing protein, giving the protein MKYRAKLSILAFLVWLPVQSLAAAALTGEQTDFLAAEKALERGDQKTFETLRKQLAGYPLAPYLDFAQLNARLAKAGADEVRAFIDSRERMPLGSRLLHEWLDLLAARGRWNEYLDFYRADEAGTTEQCWQARALLATGRTDEAWAGARRLWLVGRSQPSACDPLFAAWTKAGGRDDGLIWQRVALAMEEGEVSLARWLVEQLPSADRAAAANWFVAQQKPERLLATKAAYAPHAWRDAWLIHALVRFTRDDPLAAHAYWQRWRRDQTVDAEQFVQATPRLIRALSSTDQRSALAFLNDLVPEQTDFDVHETRVRTALGFADWDLALRWIGEMPAALAERATWRYWRARGLAERGHAGKSRSLLDALAGERDFYGFLAADRLGRDYKIAADPETVNAARIDALGTTPAARRIVELRALDRDLDARREWRDWTAALDADDLVAAAKLAARWDWHRQAILTVARAEEWDHLDLRFPIAYRDAIERNAAAQSLEVDWVFGLVRQESAFDPAVRSPVGATGLMQLMPQTARSVARTAKLRRPRLADLKTADTNLRLGTTYLKSMLERFDGNRVLATAAYNAGPQRVKRWLPDAEMPADLWIETIPYRETRDYVRRVFAYSAIYRFQMGVGDGRRVSDWLAPVAAQV; this is encoded by the coding sequence ATGAAATACCGGGCGAAACTTTCGATTCTGGCGTTTCTTGTCTGGCTGCCGGTGCAGTCGCTGGCCGCGGCTGCGCTCACCGGCGAGCAGACGGATTTTCTTGCCGCGGAAAAAGCACTCGAACGCGGCGATCAGAAAACCTTTGAAACACTGCGTAAACAACTCGCCGGCTATCCGCTGGCGCCCTACCTGGATTTTGCGCAGCTCAACGCGCGCCTGGCGAAGGCCGGTGCTGACGAGGTCCGCGCATTCATCGACAGCCGCGAGCGCATGCCGCTCGGTTCGCGACTGTTGCACGAATGGCTGGATCTGCTCGCGGCCAGGGGGCGCTGGAACGAATATCTGGATTTCTATCGGGCCGACGAGGCCGGCACCACCGAGCAGTGCTGGCAGGCGCGTGCGCTGCTGGCGACCGGCCGAACGGACGAGGCCTGGGCAGGGGCGCGCCGGCTGTGGCTGGTCGGTCGCTCGCAGCCGTCGGCCTGTGACCCATTGTTTGCGGCCTGGACCAAGGCCGGCGGCCGTGACGACGGGCTGATCTGGCAGCGCGTCGCGCTGGCGATGGAAGAGGGCGAGGTCTCGCTCGCGCGCTGGCTCGTCGAACAACTGCCCTCGGCGGATCGCGCCGCCGCCGCGAACTGGTTCGTTGCGCAGCAAAAGCCCGAGCGGCTGCTCGCGACCAAAGCCGCCTACGCACCGCATGCGTGGCGCGACGCCTGGCTGATCCATGCGCTGGTGCGCTTCACCCGTGACGATCCGCTCGCGGCGCACGCCTACTGGCAGCGCTGGCGGCGTGACCAGACCGTCGATGCCGAGCAGTTCGTGCAGGCGACGCCGCGACTGATCCGCGCGCTGTCTTCGACCGACCAGCGCTCGGCGCTGGCGTTCCTGAACGATCTCGTTCCGGAGCAGACCGATTTCGACGTCCACGAGACCCGCGTGCGCACGGCGTTGGGTTTCGCCGACTGGGATCTCGCCCTGCGCTGGATCGGCGAGATGCCTGCGGCGCTGGCCGAGCGCGCGACCTGGCGCTACTGGCGCGCGCGCGGGCTGGCCGAGCGCGGCCATGCGGGCAAGTCCCGCTCTCTGCTGGATGCGCTCGCCGGCGAGCGGGATTTCTATGGCTTTCTGGCGGCCGATCGGCTTGGCCGAGACTACAAGATCGCCGCCGACCCGGAGACCGTGAACGCCGCGCGCATCGACGCGCTCGGCACCACGCCGGCGGCACGGCGCATCGTCGAGCTGCGCGCACTGGATCGCGATCTGGATGCGCGCCGCGAGTGGCGCGACTGGACTGCCGCACTGGATGCCGACGATCTCGTGGCCGCCGCGAAACTCGCCGCGCGCTGGGATTGGCATCGTCAGGCGATTCTGACGGTCGCCCGCGCCGAGGAGTGGGACCACCTGGATCTGCGCTTTCCGATCGCCTACCGCGACGCCATCGAACGCAACGCAGCGGCGCAGTCGCTGGAGGTGGACTGGGTGTTCGGTCTGGTGCGCCAGGAGAGCGCGTTCGACCCGGCGGTGCGTTCGCCGGTCGGGGCGACCGGCCTGATGCAGCTGATGCCGCAGACCGCCCGCTCGGTCGCCCGCACGGCCAAGCTGCGCCGTCCGCGACTCGCCGACCTCAAGACCGCCGATACCAACCTGCGGCTTGGCACGACCTACCTGAAATCCATGCTGGAACGTTTCGACGGCAATCGCGTACTGGCGACGGCCGCCTACAATGCCGGCCCGCAGCGGGTAAAGCGCTGGCTGCCCGATGCCGAAATGCCTGCGGATCTATGGATCGAGACGATCCCCTATCGCGAGACCCGCGACTATGTGCGCCGCGTGTTCGCCTACAGCGCGATCTACCGCTTCCAGATGGGCGTCGGCGATGGCCGGCGGGTCAGCGACTGGCTCGCACCGGTCGCAGCCCAAGTCTGA
- a CDS encoding inositol monophosphatase family protein, translating into MTQIPDIDFAAVRALIRELGREIALPGFARTQSTRKHDGSVVTEIDLAIQQEATARLAAIAPGIALLGEEMSADEQSRLLAGDGPLWCLDPLDGTSNFVSGVPVFAISLALLVAGRSVFGVVYDPVRDECFHAELGAGAWLGDRRLEVTDPAPNLRRAIALIDFKRLKPPLSWALASAAPYRSQRSIGSVALDWCWLADGRCDVYLHGGQRLWDWAAGELILREAGGVSATLDGLDQAQASLTPRSAVAATSTALFNDWREWLSAAASRSP; encoded by the coding sequence ATGACCCAAATACCCGACATCGACTTTGCAGCCGTTCGCGCCCTGATACGCGAACTCGGCCGCGAGATTGCGCTGCCCGGTTTCGCGCGCACGCAGTCCACGCGCAAGCATGACGGCTCGGTGGTCACCGAGATCGACCTGGCGATCCAGCAGGAGGCAACCGCGCGTCTGGCCGCGATCGCGCCCGGTATCGCGCTGCTCGGCGAGGAGATGTCGGCCGACGAGCAGTCACGCCTGCTCGCCGGCGATGGCCCGCTGTGGTGCCTGGACCCGCTGGACGGCACAAGCAATTTCGTCTCCGGCGTGCCCGTGTTCGCAATCTCGCTGGCGCTGCTTGTTGCAGGCCGCAGCGTGTTCGGCGTGGTCTACGACCCGGTGCGCGACGAGTGCTTTCATGCCGAACTCGGTGCCGGCGCGTGGCTCGGCGACCGTCGCTTGGAAGTCACCGATCCGGCGCCGAACCTGCGGCGCGCGATTGCGCTGATCGACTTCAAGCGACTGAAGCCGCCGCTGTCGTGGGCACTTGCCAGCGCTGCGCCGTATCGCTCGCAGCGTTCGATCGGCTCGGTCGCACTGGACTGGTGCTGGCTCGCCGACGGGCGCTGCGATGTCTACCTGCACGGCGGCCAGCGCCTGTGGGACTGGGCCGCCGGCGAACTGATCCTGCGCGAGGCCGGCGGCGTCAGCGCGACGCTCGACGGGCTCGATCAGGCGCAGGCGAGCCTGACTCCGCGTTCCGCGGTCGCCGCCACCAGTACGGCGCTGTTCAACGACTGGCGCGAATGGCTGTCAGCCGCGGCGAGCCGCAGTCCATAG
- a CDS encoding DUF4442 domain-containing protein, whose amino-acid sequence MAVSRGEPQSIGRRRGLAARLPPRLRLALYPPFWLMRLKIVELDPHWRRVRIRLPLTRLTRNPGGTMFGGSQAALADPIAALACARNFPGHSVWTRSLSIDFMHEARGDLDLRFEFTDLQIEQIRTELAARGRATPQFEYGYHDSSGRLCTVVHARIAIRPRGYRPARPETADD is encoded by the coding sequence ATGGCTGTCAGCCGCGGCGAGCCGCAGTCCATAGGGCGCCGGCGCGGCCTCGCGGCCCGGTTGCCGCCGCGCCTGCGCCTGGCGCTGTATCCGCCGTTCTGGCTCATGCGCCTGAAGATCGTGGAACTCGACCCGCACTGGCGCCGGGTGCGCATCCGGCTGCCGCTTACGCGACTGACCCGCAATCCGGGCGGGACGATGTTCGGCGGCAGCCAGGCCGCGCTCGCCGACCCGATCGCGGCACTCGCCTGCGCACGCAACTTCCCCGGCCATTCGGTCTGGACACGCTCGCTTTCGATCGACTTCATGCACGAGGCGCGCGGCGATCTGGATCTGCGGTTTGAGTTCACCGACCTGCAGATCGAGCAGATTCGTACCGAGCTTGCCGCACGTGGCCGCGCGACGCCGCAGTTTGAATACGGCTACCATGACAGCTCCGGCCGCCTGTGCACCGTGGTGCACGCGCGCATCGCCATCCGCCCGCGGGGCTACCGCCCCGCCCGACCCGAAACCGCCGATGATTGA
- a CDS encoding sel1 repeat family protein, whose protein sequence is MDLRSGIAAFEAKHFSRAAQLLSPLADAGNSDAQYRMAIMLQNGLGMAVDAKRSYAYMKQAAESGFSLAEHGLGFMLLEGECTAADPAAAALWFERAAEQGLVGSMTTLAMMYRDGNGVAPDAEKASHWFKRAGFDDLN, encoded by the coding sequence ATGGACCTGCGCAGCGGCATTGCCGCATTCGAGGCCAAACACTTCTCGCGCGCCGCGCAACTGCTGTCGCCACTGGCCGACGCCGGCAACTCTGACGCGCAATACCGCATGGCGATCATGCTGCAGAACGGTCTGGGCATGGCCGTGGATGCAAAACGTTCGTACGCATACATGAAGCAGGCCGCCGAGAGCGGTTTCAGCCTTGCCGAACACGGCCTCGGCTTCATGCTGCTCGAGGGCGAATGCACCGCCGCCGACCCGGCAGCCGCCGCGCTCTGGTTCGAACGCGCCGCCGAGCAGGGACTGGTCGGTTCCATGACCACGCTGGCGATGATGTATCGCGACGGTAATGGCGTGGCCCCGGATGCCGAAAAGGCCAGCCACTGGTTCAAGCGCGCGGGCTTCGACGATCTGAATTGA
- a CDS encoding MBL fold metallo-hydrolase, which yields MSRSNVFTGLLTTTIMLLAAVVQAADHGDSLRLQKVSDGVYAIVGPFGNRSPDNLGNNATFGFVVTDEGVVLVDPGGSHQGAAAIDALIRRVTGQPVRIVINSGGQDHRWLGNGFFKHQGARIIASRAAVDDQRARGAEQLSVLHMLVGAAGMAHTEPVYADETFEERLDFSLGGTAFELRRVGPAHTPGDSLVWLPQQRIVFSGDAVYVGRMLGVLPQSKSALWIEAFAAMAALEPATVIPGHGPVADLARARADSLDYLVFLRETVGALMETGGDITQIGTLDQSRFSYLEDYETLKGRNAQQVFQEMEWE from the coding sequence ATGTCCAGATCCAATGTTTTTACCGGCCTGCTGACGACAACGATCATGTTGCTTGCCGCTGTGGTGCAGGCGGCCGATCACGGCGACAGCCTCCGCCTGCAGAAGGTCAGCGACGGTGTTTATGCGATCGTTGGCCCCTTCGGCAACCGCTCGCCCGACAATCTGGGCAACAACGCCACCTTCGGATTCGTGGTGACGGACGAAGGTGTCGTGCTGGTCGACCCCGGTGGCAGTCACCAGGGGGCGGCAGCGATCGACGCGCTGATACGCCGGGTTACCGGTCAGCCGGTCCGAATCGTCATCAACAGCGGCGGACAGGATCACCGCTGGCTGGGCAACGGATTCTTCAAACATCAGGGCGCCCGCATCATTGCGAGTCGCGCCGCGGTTGACGATCAGCGTGCGCGTGGCGCGGAGCAGTTATCCGTGCTGCACATGCTCGTGGGCGCGGCGGGGATGGCCCACACCGAGCCTGTCTACGCGGACGAGACCTTCGAAGAACGCCTGGATTTTTCGCTGGGCGGTACCGCTTTCGAGTTGCGCAGGGTGGGACCGGCCCACACGCCGGGCGACAGCCTGGTGTGGCTTCCGCAACAGCGCATCGTATTCAGTGGCGACGCGGTCTATGTCGGCCGCATGCTGGGTGTGTTGCCACAATCGAAGAGCGCTCTCTGGATCGAGGCGTTTGCGGCCATGGCCGCACTCGAACCGGCAACCGTCATTCCGGGACATGGCCCTGTCGCTGACCTGGCGCGGGCGCGGGCCGATTCGCTCGACTACCTGGTGTTCCTGCGCGAAACCGTCGGCGCCCTGATGGAGACCGGCGGCGACATCACCCAGATTGGCACACTCGACCAGTCGCGCTTTTCGTACCTCGAGGACTACGAGACGCTCAAGGGTCGCAATGCCCAGCAGGTATTCCAGGAGATGGAGTGGGAGTGA
- a CDS encoding YdcF family protein yields the protein MDARFEQIAELLILPPGGPIVLLVLALFVFARRRRFAWLLSFIAMFGLYVPSTPWFVDWMYPRIATYAALDVQTLPQSGAQAIVALGAGRYYGAPEYGGDSVGMDTLARLRYAARLARQSGLPLLVNGDSKERGLSLAELSRDVVQNEFGVPVHWVEPDSRTTQENADFAARLLLPRGVKTIVLVTHAIHMPRSVAVFEKAGFAVVPAPTLLAGDLLEGEPWRTWLPDAGSLSASRLLLHEWLGSRWYELRGWFSDVLGKL from the coding sequence ATGGACGCGCGCTTCGAACAGATCGCTGAACTCCTGATCCTGCCGCCGGGTGGCCCCATCGTGCTGCTCGTGCTGGCGCTGTTCGTGTTCGCGCGCCGGCGGCGGTTTGCGTGGCTATTGAGTTTCATCGCCATGTTTGGGCTGTATGTGCCCTCGACACCCTGGTTCGTCGACTGGATGTATCCGCGCATCGCGACCTACGCGGCGCTCGATGTGCAGACGCTCCCGCAATCCGGCGCGCAGGCCATCGTCGCGCTCGGCGCCGGGCGCTACTACGGGGCGCCGGAATACGGCGGCGACAGCGTGGGCATGGATACGCTTGCACGCCTGCGTTACGCCGCGCGACTGGCACGTCAGTCCGGCTTGCCGCTGCTGGTCAATGGTGATTCAAAGGAACGTGGCCTGTCGCTCGCGGAACTCTCGCGTGATGTCGTGCAGAACGAGTTCGGGGTGCCCGTGCACTGGGTCGAGCCGGACTCGCGCACCACTCAGGAGAACGCCGATTTCGCCGCGCGGCTGCTGTTGCCTCGCGGGGTCAAGACCATCGTTCTGGTCACGCATGCGATCCACATGCCGCGTTCGGTCGCGGTGTTCGAGAAGGCCGGATTTGCGGTTGTCCCGGCGCCAACCCTGCTGGCCGGCGATCTGCTCGAAGGCGAGCCGTGGCGGACCTGGCTTCCGGACGCCGGCTCATTGTCCGCATCGCGCCTTTTGCTGCACGAATGGTTGGGCAGCCGCTGGTACGAACTGCGTGGGTGGTTTTCGGACGTCTTAGGGAAGCTCTGA
- the lipA gene encoding lipoyl synthase — protein MSVPDDLAPRSRSTPDTHQRGGDKLARIPVRVERTVEPLRKPAWIRAKLPVGPRVAEVRRVLRENGLHSVCEEAACPNLAECFGHGTATFMIMGDICTRRCPFCDVAHGKPKPLDADEPRHLAETVAALKLGYVVVTSVDRDDLRDGGAGHFVECIQALRERSPATRIEVLVPDFRGRMEVAIAIMRSAPPDVFNHNLETVPRLYRMARPGSDYAHSLGLLKAFKAAHPQVPAKSGLMLGLGETNDEVLEVMRDLRAHDCDMLTLGQYLQPSLDHLPVARYVTPDEFDALRVAGEAMGFRHVASGPLVRSSYHADQQAHAASNAG, from the coding sequence ATGAGCGTTCCCGACGATCTCGCACCACGTTCGCGTTCCACGCCCGACACCCACCAGCGTGGCGGCGACAAGCTCGCGCGCATTCCGGTGCGGGTCGAACGCACGGTTGAACCGCTGCGCAAGCCCGCGTGGATTCGCGCGAAACTGCCGGTCGGTCCGCGCGTCGCCGAGGTACGTCGCGTGCTGCGCGAGAACGGGCTGCACTCGGTCTGCGAGGAGGCCGCCTGTCCGAACCTCGCGGAATGCTTCGGCCATGGCACGGCGACCTTCATGATCATGGGCGACATCTGCACGCGCCGCTGTCCGTTCTGCGACGTCGCCCACGGCAAACCGAAGCCGCTGGATGCCGACGAGCCACGGCATCTGGCCGAGACCGTGGCCGCGCTGAAACTGGGCTATGTGGTGGTGACCTCGGTCGATCGCGACGATCTGCGCGACGGCGGGGCCGGGCACTTCGTGGAATGTATCCAGGCGCTGCGCGAGCGCAGCCCGGCCACCCGGATCGAGGTGCTGGTGCCGGATTTTCGCGGCCGCATGGAGGTTGCCATTGCGATCATGCGCAGCGCGCCGCCGGATGTCTTCAACCACAACCTCGAGACCGTGCCGCGCTTGTACCGCATGGCGCGGCCCGGCTCGGACTACGCGCATTCGCTCGGCCTTTTGAAGGCCTTCAAGGCTGCGCACCCGCAGGTGCCGGCCAAGTCCGGTCTCATGCTCGGACTGGGCGAGACCAACGATGAGGTGCTTGAGGTCATGCGCGACCTGCGCGCGCATGACTGCGACATGCTGACGCTGGGCCAGTACCTGCAACCCAGCCTCGATCACCTGCCGGTCGCGCGCTACGTGACACCGGACGAATTCGACGCCCTGCGCGTTGCCGGCGAGGCGATGGGATTCCGGCATGTCGCGAGCGGCCCGCTGGTGCGGTCGTCCTATCACGCGGACCAGCAGGCACACGCCGCGTCGAACGCCGGCTGA
- the lipB gene encoding lipoyl(octanoyl) transferase LipB encodes MRAWRRWSYRDCLAAMRAFTDRRDAGTADELWLVEHEPVFTLGLSGRREHLLAPGDIPVVETERGGQVTYHGPGQVVAYPLIDVRRRGIGPRALVTALESAVIELLAGYGLETHADPKAPGVYLGSAKIAAVGLRIRRGASYHGVALNVDMDLTPFARINPCGHPGLAVTQLREHFPGVAAADVAAQLGAGIARGLGYTGTIDLPDSLP; translated from the coding sequence GTGCGAGCGTGGCGGCGCTGGTCGTATCGCGACTGTCTCGCGGCGATGCGGGCGTTCACCGACCGCCGCGATGCCGGGACTGCCGACGAACTCTGGCTGGTCGAGCACGAGCCGGTATTCACGCTGGGGCTCAGCGGGCGGCGCGAGCACCTGCTGGCGCCGGGCGATATCCCGGTGGTCGAGACCGAACGCGGCGGGCAGGTCACCTATCACGGGCCGGGCCAGGTCGTGGCCTATCCACTGATCGATGTGCGCCGTCGCGGGATCGGGCCACGCGCGCTGGTGACGGCGCTGGAGTCGGCCGTGATCGAACTGCTGGCCGGCTACGGTCTCGAGACACACGCGGACCCGAAGGCGCCGGGCGTCTATCTCGGCTCCGCCAAGATCGCCGCCGTCGGACTGCGCATCCGCCGCGGGGCGAGCTATCACGGCGTCGCGCTGAACGTGGACATGGACCTCACGCCGTTTGCGCGGATCAACCCCTGCGGCCATCCGGGACTGGCCGTGACCCAGCTCCGCGAGCATTTCCCCGGGGTCGCCGCGGCCGATGTCGCGGCGCAGCTCGGTGCAGGCATTGCACGGGGGCTCGGTTACACTGGGACGATCGATCTGCCCGATTCCTTGCCATGA
- a CDS encoding DUF493 domain-containing protein, whose protein sequence is MSNTESLMEFPCDFPIKAIGEAGFAFDAVVVEIVNRHAQTVGEGAVTTRESRGGRYLAVTVTVRAQSREQLDAIYQDLTADPRVTMAL, encoded by the coding sequence ATGAGCAACACCGAATCGCTGATGGAGTTTCCCTGCGACTTCCCGATCAAGGCGATCGGCGAGGCCGGCTTCGCGTTCGATGCCGTGGTGGTCGAGATCGTCAACCGCCACGCACAGACCGTTGGCGAGGGCGCGGTGACCACGCGCGAGAGCCGCGGCGGTCGCTATCTCGCGGTCACCGTCACGGTGCGTGCGCAAAGCCGCGAGCAGCTCGATGCGATCTATCAGGACTTGACCGCCGACCCGCGCGTGACCATGGCGCTGTGA
- a CDS encoding D-amino acid aminotransferase, with protein MPVVYLNGEFVALDAARVSVLDRGFLFGDSVYEVIPVYGARLFRFAQHCDRLWRSLDAVRMAAPFTREQLQTLLDDLLAANPSAHDRYVYLQITRGAPPRRDHAFPADIAPTVFAMSGIISHGAELAKGVAAVTLPDERWLRCDIKSTALLANVLARQHAVDAGAVEVILLRDEAVTEGAASNVFVVRAGAIRTPPDGPGILAGITRDLVLEIARQHGLDAAMAPVSSADLLTADEVWLTSSTREILPVVTLDRRPVGAGAPGPMFARMQALYGGYKQAVRAGRAA; from the coding sequence ATACCCGTCGTATATCTGAACGGCGAATTCGTGGCCCTGGACGCCGCGCGGGTGTCCGTGCTCGATCGCGGTTTCCTGTTCGGCGACAGCGTCTACGAGGTCATTCCCGTGTACGGGGCGCGGCTGTTCCGCTTCGCGCAACACTGCGACCGGCTGTGGCGCAGCCTCGACGCGGTGCGCATGGCTGCGCCGTTCACGCGCGAGCAGTTGCAGACGCTGCTGGACGATCTTCTGGCGGCGAACCCGTCCGCGCACGATCGCTATGTCTATCTGCAGATCACCCGCGGCGCGCCGCCGCGGCGTGATCATGCGTTCCCGGCCGACATCGCGCCGACCGTGTTCGCAATGAGCGGAATCATCAGTCATGGTGCCGAACTCGCGAAGGGCGTCGCGGCCGTGACGCTGCCGGACGAACGCTGGCTGCGCTGCGACATCAAGTCCACCGCCCTGCTTGCGAACGTGCTGGCGCGTCAGCATGCCGTGGATGCCGGTGCCGTGGAGGTGATTTTGCTGCGCGACGAGGCCGTCACCGAGGGCGCGGCAAGCAATGTGTTCGTCGTCAGGGCCGGAGCGATCCGCACGCCGCCGGACGGGCCGGGGATCCTGGCGGGCATTACGCGCGACCTGGTGCTCGAAATCGCCCGCCAGCACGGACTCGACGCCGCGATGGCCCCGGTTTCGAGTGCGGACCTGCTGACGGCGGACGAGGTCTGGCTGACCAGTTCGACGCGCGAGATCCTGCCCGTCGTCACGCTGGACCGCCGACCGGTTGGTGCCGGTGCGCCGGGCCCCATGTTCGCGCGCATGCAGGCGCTGTATGGCGGCTACAAGCAGGCCGTGCGCGCGGGCCGCGCGGCATGA
- a CDS encoding D-alanyl-D-alanine carboxypeptidase, translating to MLRAVRLLIAAIVLSFALAPAAARAQAVAGPGPTPPDLDARAFLLLDYDSGQVLAASRADERMEPASLTKMMTAHIVFDEVQAGRIALGDMVTISEKAWRTGGSRMFVEVGKQVSVENLLKGLIIQSGNDASVALAEFIAGDETAFAGMMNRAAERLGMRGSHFVNATGLPDADHYVTAADLAKLAVAMVREHPQFYSWHAIRSYQYNDITQYNRNKLLWRDDSVDGIKTGHTESAGYCLVASAKRDAMRLISVVMGSGSEESRADASQALLNWGFRFFETHHPFRAGSPLVSARVWKGAEAEVDVVPLADVVVTVPRGRYADLGAELKLDDPLLAPLAAGQTIGTVEVTLDGQLVASAPVGVGREVAAGGFFSRLVDGLRLALR from the coding sequence ATGCTCCGAGCTGTCCGTTTATTGATCGCCGCCATCGTGCTCTCGTTCGCGCTGGCGCCTGCCGCCGCCCGCGCCCAGGCCGTTGCCGGCCCCGGCCCGACGCCTCCCGACCTCGACGCGCGCGCCTTTCTGCTGCTCGACTACGACAGCGGTCAGGTGCTTGCGGCCAGTCGCGCCGACGAGCGCATGGAGCCGGCGAGCCTGACCAAGATGATGACCGCGCATATCGTCTTCGACGAGGTGCAGGCCGGACGGATCGCGCTCGGCGACATGGTCACCATCAGCGAGAAGGCCTGGCGTACCGGCGGCTCGCGCATGTTCGTCGAAGTTGGCAAACAGGTTTCGGTCGAAAATCTGCTCAAGGGCCTGATCATCCAGTCCGGCAACGATGCCTCCGTGGCGCTCGCCGAATTCATCGCCGGCGACGAGACGGCCTTCGCCGGCATGATGAACCGCGCGGCGGAGCGGCTCGGCATGCGCGGCTCGCATTTCGTCAACGCGACCGGGCTGCCCGACGCCGACCACTACGTCACCGCCGCCGATCTCGCGAAACTCGCGGTGGCAATGGTGCGCGAGCACCCGCAGTTCTATTCGTGGCATGCGATCCGCAGCTATCAGTACAACGACATCACGCAGTACAACCGCAACAAGCTGCTGTGGCGCGACGACAGTGTGGACGGCATCAAGACCGGACACACCGAATCGGCCGGCTATTGTCTGGTCGCCTCGGCGAAACGCGATGCGATGCGCCTGATCTCCGTGGTCATGGGCTCCGGCAGCGAGGAGTCGCGCGCCGACGCCAGCCAGGCCCTGCTGAACTGGGGCTTCCGGTTCTTCGAAACCCACCATCCCTTCCGCGCCGGCAGCCCACTGGTGAGCGCGCGCGTGTGGAAGGGCGCGGAAGCCGAGGTCGACGTGGTGCCGCTCGCCGATGTCGTCGTCACCGTGCCGCGCGGTCGCTATGCCGATCTCGGCGCGGAGCTGAAGCTCGACGATCCGCTGCTCGCGCCGCTGGCGGCAGGTCAGACCATCGGCACGGTCGAGGTGACGCTCGACGGCCAGCTCGTCGCGAGTGCGCCGGTCGGCGTCGGCCGCGAGGTCGCCGCCGGCGGATTTTTCTCGCGCCTGGTCGACGGCCTGCGTCTGGCGCTACGCTGA
- a CDS encoding septal ring lytic transglycosylase RlpA family protein — MNRHIHCSPERAWGWRSGLLALFGLLAGCGSGPQGDGPPPEPIDVAGLAEPEPRVERRSRTANPPVYEVNGERYMVLADAHGYRERGIASWYGRKFHGRNTALGEVYDMYGFSAAHRSLPLPSYVRVTRLETGASVVVRVNDRGPFHPERLIDLSWAAAERLGITAVGTAPVEVVVLAPDAQADASGQWYLQVGAFTQAENAERMRRRLESDGFREVSVIAVPERGIQRVRVGPVTRLSELNALRERLHTRGYDTVRLLDAE; from the coding sequence ATGAACAGGCACATTCACTGTTCCCCTGAGCGGGCATGGGGCTGGCGGTCGGGCCTGCTTGCCCTGTTCGGCCTGCTCGCCGGCTGCGGCAGCGGGCCGCAGGGCGACGGCCCGCCGCCCGAGCCGATCGACGTCGCGGGGCTTGCCGAGCCCGAACCGCGCGTCGAGCGCCGCTCGCGCACGGCCAACCCACCTGTCTACGAGGTCAACGGCGAGCGCTACATGGTGCTGGCCGACGCCCACGGCTATCGCGAGCGTGGCATCGCCTCGTGGTACGGGCGCAAGTTTCACGGCCGCAACACGGCGCTCGGCGAGGTCTACGACATGTACGGCTTCAGCGCCGCGCACCGCAGCCTGCCGCTGCCGAGCTATGTGCGTGTCACCCGACTGGAAACCGGCGCATCGGTCGTGGTGCGGGTCAACGACCGCGGACCGTTCCACCCGGAGCGGCTGATCGACCTGTCCTGGGCGGCCGCCGAGCGGCTCGGGATCACCGCAGTCGGCACCGCGCCGGTCGAGGTGGTTGTGCTGGCGCCCGATGCACAGGCCGATGCCAGCGGTCAGTGGTATCTGCAGGTCGGCGCGTTCACGCAGGCCGAGAATGCCGAGCGCATGCGCCGTCGGCTTGAGAGTGACGGATTCCGCGAGGTTTCCGTCATCGCGGTGCCCGAGCGCGGCATCCAGCGCGTGCGCGTGGGCCCGGTCACGCGGCTCAGTGAACTCAACGCCCTGCGCGAGCGTCTGCACACGCGTGGCTACGACACGGTGCGCCTGCTGGACGCCGAGTAG